Part of the Rhizobium sp. WYJ-E13 genome is shown below.
CGCGTTTCCGCGCCCGTAACCGCGTCGAGCGCGTCATGCTCTGGGCGCTTCTCGGGGCATCCTCCCTCGCCATTCTGACGACGATCGGCATCGTGCTCTCGATGCTGTCGGAAGCGGCCCGCTTCTTCGCGGTCGTTCCCTTTGCCGACTTCTTCTTCGGAACGGTCTGGGATCCGCGCTTTGCCGGTGCAGGCAGCTCCTCCTTCGGCCAGTTCGGCCTCATCCCGCTGCTGCTGGGCACGCTCTATATCGGCTTCGTCGCCATGCTCGTTGCCGTGCCGGTCGGTCTCTTTGCCGCCATCTACATGGCCGAGTATGCCTCTTCGAAGGTCCGCTCGCTTGCCAAGCCGCTTCTCGAAGTGCTGGCCGGCATTCCGACCATCGTCTACGGCTTCTTCGCCCTTGTCACGGTCGGCCCGTTCCTGCGCGATCTCTCGGCGAATGTCAGCGGCCTCCTGAGCGGCAATTATACCAACTTCATCCAGGCGCAGAGCGTCATCACCGCGGGCATCGTCATGGGCATCATGCTGATCCCCTACGTCTCCTCGCTCTCCGATGACATCATCACCGCCGTGCCGCGCTCGCTCCGCGACGGCTCGCTCGGTCTTGGCGCCACGCGTTCCGAGACCATCAAGAAGGTCGTTCTGCCGGCGGCACTTCCCGGCATCGTCGGTGCCCTGCTGATGACGGCGTCCCGCGCCATCGGCGAAACCATGATCGTGGTTCTCGCAGCCGGTGTCGCCGCCCGTATCCAGATCAATCCCTTCGAGCCGATGACGACAGTGACCGTCAAGATCGTCAACCAGCTGACGGGTGACCTCGAGTTCACCTCGCCGCAGACCCTGGTTGCCTTCGCCCTTGGCATCACGCTGTTCTGCATCACGCTCTGCCTGAACATCTACGCGCTCTACATCGTGCGCAAATACCGGGAGCAGTACGAATGACGAATATTGTTTCCCCCGTCGCCGGAGTGACCGTTTCCAAGGCGCCCGCGCGCCGCGACATCGGCATCAAGCGCCGTTATGCCGCCGAGCGCCGCTTCCAGGCCTATGGTATCGCCGCGATCGCCTTCGGCCTGATCTTCCTGTTTATCCTCCTGTGGACGGTCATCGGCAAAGGCTATACCGCCTTCCAGCAGACGGCGATCACGCTGCCGATCGAGTTCACCGAGAAGACCATCGACCCGGGCAACAAGCGTGCGACCGATCCCTCGGTTCTGATCGCCGCCAACTACCCGGTTCTCCTGCGCGACGCGATCGTCAAGCAGCTTGGCATCAATGCGTCCAGCCGTCCTGACGTGCGCGACGCAACCGCCATGCTGTCCAAGGGTGCGCCGATCCAGCTGCGCGACATGGTCGTCGCCGACCCCCAGATCATCGGCAAGACCGTCAATGTCACGCTACTCGCCGATGCCAATATCGACAGCGCCAACAAGGGCCAGATCGACCTCACCGTCGATGAGAAGAACCGCAAGGTGAACGACAAGCAGCTCGGCTGGATGAACGAGCTGAAGGCGAGCGGTGCTCTCCACAAGCAGTTCAACACCGGCCTCTTCGTCAACGGCAATTCCAGCCGTCCCGAAGCTGCAGGTCTCGGCGTCGCTCTCATCGGCTCGCTCTACCTGATGCTGATCGTTCTCGTCCTTTCGCTGCCGATCGGCGTCGCCGCCTCGATCTACCTCGAGGAATTTGCGCCCAAGAACAAGCTGACGGACCTGATCGAAGTCAACATCAACAATCTCGCAGCCGTCCCGTCGATCGTCTACGGTCTGCTCGGCCTGTCGGTCTTCATCAACTTTGCCGGCCTGCCGCGTTCGGCATCGCTTGTCGGCGGGCTGGTGCTGGCACTGATGACGCTGCCGACGATCATCATCGCGACACGCGCGGCGCTTCGTGCCGTGCCGCCATCGATCCGCGCAGCCGCACTCGGCCTCGGCGCCTCGAAGATGCAGATGGTGTTCCACCATGTGCTGCCGCTCGCAATGCCCGGCATCCTGACCGGCACGATCATCGGCCTTGCCCACGCACTCGGCGAAACCGCGCCGCTGCTCCTGATCGGCATGGTCGCCTTCGTCGCCCAGGCGCCGACCACGCCGCTCGATCCTTCCACCGCACTTCCGGTGCAGGTCTACATGTGGGCCAACGAAGCCGAGCGTGCCTTCGTGGAAAGAACCTCGGGTGCCATCATCGTCCTGCTCCTGTTCCTGATCGTCATGAACCTCGGAGCTATCCTCTTGCGTCGTCGCTTTGAGCGCCGCTGGTAAACGGAGTAAAGATCATGAACATGTTGACGGAAGCTGCAGTCGAGAAGGCGCTGGACCAGAAAATGAACAACGTCCCGTATAAGATGATCGGTCAGGATGTCTCCGTCTATTACGGAGAGAAGCGCGCGCTTTTCGATGTCAATCTGAACATCCGCGAAAACACGGTG
Proteins encoded:
- the pstC gene encoding phosphate ABC transporter permease subunit PstC, coding for MSTSIILLCLVVIGAVAYVAARSRAAALSGGRSSALHSRPAYYGSYAAIWAVLPSLIVLCVWLAVSPGIISSSVRGAFPEDVKAQPAVQQDLAYSMVATVARGMNMLTSDEVSSLSGDPAGLQAKLSEKGVPLAGEPQPYMIDAAKTLNAESMTSRIFMTAIVLLISVAGAFYALRSVAPRFRARNRVERVMLWALLGASSLAILTTIGIVLSMLSEAARFFAVVPFADFFFGTVWDPRFAGAGSSSFGQFGLIPLLLGTLYIGFVAMLVAVPVGLFAAIYMAEYASSKVRSLAKPLLEVLAGIPTIVYGFFALVTVGPFLRDLSANVSGLLSGNYTNFIQAQSVITAGIVMGIMLIPYVSSLSDDIITAVPRSLRDGSLGLGATRSETIKKVVLPAALPGIVGALLMTASRAIGETMIVVLAAGVAARIQINPFEPMTTVTVKIVNQLTGDLEFTSPQTLVAFALGITLFCITLCLNIYALYIVRKYREQYE
- the pstA gene encoding phosphate ABC transporter permease PstA; translation: MTNIVSPVAGVTVSKAPARRDIGIKRRYAAERRFQAYGIAAIAFGLIFLFILLWTVIGKGYTAFQQTAITLPIEFTEKTIDPGNKRATDPSVLIAANYPVLLRDAIVKQLGINASSRPDVRDATAMLSKGAPIQLRDMVVADPQIIGKTVNVTLLADANIDSANKGQIDLTVDEKNRKVNDKQLGWMNELKASGALHKQFNTGLFVNGNSSRPEAAGLGVALIGSLYLMLIVLVLSLPIGVAASIYLEEFAPKNKLTDLIEVNINNLAAVPSIVYGLLGLSVFINFAGLPRSASLVGGLVLALMTLPTIIIATRAALRAVPPSIRAAALGLGASKMQMVFHHVLPLAMPGILTGTIIGLAHALGETAPLLLIGMVAFVAQAPTTPLDPSTALPVQVYMWANEAERAFVERTSGAIIVLLLFLIVMNLGAILLRRRFERRW